Genomic segment of Psychrobacter sanguinis:
CGGCTAATTCCCGAAAGCTGTAGCCTTCGTCAAGTTTGCTAAGAATCATTTGTCGGTAGTCTTTTGAATATGCCCTAAGTTTTAGTGGACCACTTTATTCGTTCTTTGACTATAGATTTCAATAATGATACAGGGCAATCGCACTACAAATCAATTTTAGCCACATTTTAATTAATTATTGACCTTTTGCAGATGTTGTTAGCTGCCAATAATAAAAATACAAGATATATAAAAGGATTTTAGTTATATTCCCTAACTTTTTACTTGCTTTAATTTAGCAAATCTAATTTAAAACGAGTATTTTCTATAGTGCGATTGCCCTGAATAATGACATCGGCTATAGCGATGTTATTGAACTCTCATCTTCTTTATTCCAAAGCGCTATGGACTTAGCGAGCTCATCCCATTCAATCAAAGAGCGATGTGATTGTTAGCCTATCTTCGACCGAATATCTAACCGTTTTAAACTCAACGATAGATGATGTACTTAGCTCCTCAGTTATTATTTAAACAATAATACGTTAAACAGAAGATAAAATAGCTATAAAAAAGACGCCCTTAATGAGTAATGCCAGTCAGTTAAGGCTGACTGGTATTTTTTTTGGGATATTTTTGTGGTTTACCCTTAACCACCCTCGGGCAAGATCGCTTTCTGCGTTCAGGAATGACAAACAACTTTCCTTCCTCTAAAAGTGTATCTAACAACTTAGGGAAGAGTCCTGCAGCCTGTAAAGGTGCAAACCGTAACAGATCAACAATCGTAATAGACGCCATATGAAAGCTAATTCGTAGAGGGCTAACGTTAGCTCTAAGGGCCATATATCGCATCAAACGTCTTATTAGATTATAAGCAATCATGAGCGCCCAGAATTCTTGTAAAACAAGCTGTGGCAGCTTACTTCTTAGCAACAGCCCCTGCTGTAGATCAGAGTTAATCTCTCGATACGCCTTCTCAATCTCCCAACGCTGCAAGTAAAGCTGTGCCACTTTATCCTTAGTAAATCGTTTATCATCTATTAAAGAGGTGATGTATCGTCTTGTCTTACCCTCATAACGACACTCAATTAATCGAGCTTGCCAAGTATCGGGTAGGTTTGGATTTTTCTTTTGAGCTTGGGGAGAGACGGGCATTTGTATTAAGTAGTCCCCTTCGCTGAAGGTTTCAATCACAGTGTAACGCAGATTATCTTTAGCCCGCATAAGCCAGTGACTGTTTGGATAGGCTTGTTGCCAACTAATCAGTAGGTCTGCTGAGAAATAGGCTCTATCAAAGAGCGTAATGCTATTGTCTTGAATATTTAGCTGACGGGCTAAGGCGATCTCTCCTTGACCCATATTTCCAAGGGTTGTGTCAATGATCTCATGCGTGTCAGTATTGATCAGACATACCGAACGCATTTGGGGATAGGGCGCCTCTTTAGTTCTGCCTTTGCTTGAGCTAAATTGCTGAAGGTTCTCATCAGTGTATGGGAGTGAGTATACGACGCCATCTACAGCGTGGACGCTAAGTCCCATGAAGTCTTGCTGCTGGGCTCGTGATTCTGTTTGGTAGTGAGCACTTAGTTGATGAAATAGCTGCTTTAGAGGCTCATGCCCGAGGCGTTGTCTTGCTTGTACCACAGCACTGGGTACGCAGGCCTGTGAGTCTATATTAAGCCGCATCTGCTCTGTGATGTACCAAATTGAACGGTTACGATATAAAGCTGTGCCGATGACTATTCAAACAACGTGTTCGGCAGGTAGCTTACGTCTTCTAATGCTCGCTTTGCCGGTATACTCTAAAGCCTGCTGTATCCACTCAGGGTCTATTAATTCACTAAATTGTTCTAGAGTGTCTGTGATCCTTTTATGCGTCTCATTAATAGCGTCTTGTAGTCTCATAGTAAAATAGCCGGTGGTGGTTCAAAAAGTAGGCTGATTAAAATTTGAACAATTTTTGAAGGTTTGAAAGCCATATAGAACCAGAGAACTTAGCATAGACTTCCTATTGACTTTTAGCGTCAGCCTACTTTTTAGAACACCACCTAAAATTAATCCGAACCAGTTCTTCTGCTTCATTATATTGACCAAATATCTTAGCTTGCGGACCAGGTACAGCCGTTCCAGTGTATAGGCTTGGAATAGTAAAATAGCCTACTTTATCGACCATACTATCACTGACGCCAAAGTCTACTGGTTTCAGTTCTTTCCAACCCTCTGGAATACTTACATTGATACTTGTGGGAAATAGGTTACCGCTAATTTGCCCTAATACATTAAGAGCATCCGCACCAGGTATGAAGTCAAAAAAATTGTATGCATTGGTAAAAGCGGAAAGACGGCTGGTATCTTCTACTAATTTAGCCGCTTCTTGTTGAGTGTAGTTTTTATAATCGAACATACCCATACACTTATATCCTTTTGACCTCCTCCCCTCGCTAAACCGAGGGGATTCCTACCGCTAGACGGTCAAGCCCGACCGCGAGGATGTTCTTAGCGGCATTGATATCTCTATCATGCCATGTGCCACACTCAGCACACCTCCATCCTCTTATTCGCAAGCCTGCTCTACCTTTCGGACTACTGTCACTTATTTTAAGGCAGTACGAGCAGGTCTGGGTAGTGTAACTTTCATTTACCATCTCAAACTGACAACCTGCATACTTGCATTTATATTCCAGTTGTCGTTTAAGCTCAAACCATCCTGCATCGTATGTCGATTTAGCTAGCTTGTTTTTTTTATTGGTAAATGAGCGTGATTTAACATCACCAACCACAATTAAAGCATTATCTTGAACAAGCTTGGTGGTGAATTTATGAATTAAGTCTAACCTTGTATTTTTTATTTTTGCGTGGATTGCTTTGACACGATTTTTATTGCTAGCACGCTGGGCGATAGCAAGCTTTTTAGCCCATTTTTGGGTCTGCTTAATAGTAAGTTTATCACCCATTGAGGTAGTAGCAGACTCTTTTAAGCCCAAATCAATTCCAATGCTGCCCTTACCACTTACTTGCTTAGGAAAGTCTTTAACGGTGATCTCTGTACACGACAAAAATGCTCAAAGTCTCAAAGGTCGTGGACTAGGAGACAAATAACTTATTAGAACCTCAAACACACGCCGATTGCCAGCAAAGAAATACTCACGCAAACCATCAATCAAAACATCCAAACCAATAGCAAACAAACTTTGCTGAGGTCGACCATGTTTCTTAAGCTTTCGTCTTTTAGGGTGCTGCTGTACAGTTTTAATCCCAATGCGATATGACCAACAAAATGCTAGCGCACAAACCGCCACTAACTTACTTACCCGATCCAACTGTGTAAGATGCGTATCTTCAAGATTAAACCCTCGTCCTTTAAAACAAGAAAACAAGGTTTCAATCTCCCAGCGTCTGCTATAAAGAGCCATAGCATCCGTATGATCTAAATTGTTGGTCGCTATGATGACATAATCGTTGTCAGTATCACGCTTTGCAAATAGACGAACTTTAACGCCATATACGGGAACAGCTCTGGCTAACATAAACGTTTCATGAGGGGATAGATGACGTAACAATGTCTTTATTTGTACCAATTTACCCTGATGATTGGCTACTAGGGTGTTGTGTTTGATGCGAATGCAAAACTTTATTTGCTCTTTATTTAGCCATTGAAACCACTCTTTGCCAACAAACTCTCTATCGGCTAATACATACTGTATTTTGTCTGCGCCAAAGGTGTTGATGAACGTTTGTATGAGCTCACATCTCTCATTACTATTGCTGTTACCTTTTTTATCAAGTAGTGTCCAGTATAAGGGAATAGCGATTCCTTGATGAACAACGCTGAGCAAAAAGATGTTAATGTTCTTTTTACCCCATTTCCAGTTGGTTCTGTCTATGCTGATGATGACTTCGTCTAAGTCAAAGAGTTGATAGATGAATTTGGCTAACTGGTCTTGGTCTATGTCAACTTGTGCAAAGAAGCGTTGTAGCCGTCTGTAATTACTGTTTGTCCTACCTTTGACAAATCCTCTTGCTATTTGTTTGAGGTTACTACTTTGTACTTGTATTATCGCTAGAGTAATTAAGCCTAAACACGTCAATCTTGCCTTGTTCATGGTTAGGTTTTGCGATAATATATTTATGAGCTGATTAAGGTTTGGCATAGTGTGGTTCGTAAGAAAAATTACTATTATGCCTTGTCCTTAGTCAGCTTTTTTGTTTTTGTCGTGTACAGAGTGCTGATGTTACTGGTGTTGATAACAAAGGCAATAAAACCGGTGATATTGCTGAAGCTTATGACTTCTTCCGCTATGGTGTAAAAACCGATGTGAATGATAGATTCAGTGTTGGTGTATTATATGATGAGCCATGGGGAGCTGCTGCTAAATATAGAGGTGATAACGAGTTTACAGGGGTAGCAGGTGATGTTGGTGTAGGTGCTATTTTAGGGGTTGCCGAAGGTGCTATAGCAAAAACACAGGGTAAAATTAATGACTTTAACAAACAAATAGAGGCTATTGATAAAGAGCTAGAAGATGAAGATTTAACTCCTGAACGGGGAGGCGTTTTAGCTCTTAACAAGTTCGTTTTAGAGAAGGGTATAGGAGGTCTTGAAGAAGCAGTTGATAGATTTGAGACACTGGGCAAGCCAGAAAACGCTACACTTGAGGAATATAATGCTTTAATTGAAACGACTCGTGGGAAGATTGAAGAATTAGAAGGGACGCTGGAACAGATGGCACCTTTCTTACCCGAGGAAACTAAGCAGCTAGCACAGGGTCTGCTAGATGGTAATAAGGCAGATTTAGCACAAACTGAAGGTGCACGTGATGCGGTTGCGAATCTTCTAAGTATTGATGAAGCAACGAATGTAGAAGTTCGCTCTAACACGCTATCTTTGATTGGTGGTGCGAAGTTTGGTGCAAACAATCAGTTTCAGATTTATGGTGGTCCAGTAGCGCAGCGCTTAAAAGCAGATGTAAAGTTACGTGGTAACGCCTATCAAGGCGCTACAGGATATAACGCCCATGTTGCCCCAGATATTGATTATGGTTATCTGTTAGGTTTTTCTTATAGCAAGCCAGAAATTGCTCTAAAAGCGGCATTAACTTATCGTTCTGAGATTGATCACTCTTTAGCAGCTTATGAGAACTTCCCTGCACTTGCAATCAAAGGTCAAAATCCAGAAAGCTATAATAAATTTGAAGTAACAACGCCGGAGTCTGTAAACTTTGATTTCCAAACGGGTATCAACCCAACCACATTAGCAACGGCCAAAGTTCGCTGGGTACCATGGAGTGACTTTAAGATTTCACCACCAGTATATAGTGGTGCAGCCCAAGTACCTCTAGTTGACTATAGTGATGACCAATGGGTTGTAGAACTGGGCTTAGGTAAGCGTCTAGCAGATAATTTAGCGGTATCAGGATCAATCGGCTGGGATAGTGGTGCCGGTGATCCAACATCATCATTAGGTCCTATTGAGGGCTACTACAGTGTTGGCTTGGGTGCTAAATATGATGTGACTAAGAACTGGGCAGTATCTGCAGGTGGTAAATACTTATGGTTCGGTGATGCAAAAGGTTCACTACCTACTGGTGATATCGTCTCTAACTTCGAAGATAACGAAGGTTACATTGTAGGTGTTAAGCTGTCTTACCAAGACAAATAACTTTAAGTTTGTAACTTTATCAGTTTAGACAGCTGATACAACCTTAAAAAGTATATTGAAATCAAAACCTGTAAGTTGATAATTCAACTTACAGGTTTTTTGTGTCTAAATTAAGATGATGCAGGGCAATCGCACTACAAATCAATTTTAGCTATGTTTTAATTAATTATTAACCTTTTACAGATGTTATTTGCAATTCTTAGCTGGCGATGATAAAAACACAAGATATATATAGTAAATTCACAGCAAAACCACCACAAATCCAAAGGAAGTAAAAAAACAAAGTATCGACACAATCAAGTTGCCATTCTTTACGTTTTTGTTTGACCCAAGCCCATGCTTTTTCGATGGGATTCAGATCAGGACTGTAAGGTGGCAGCCACAATATTGTATGCCCAGCATCTCCAATAAGCTCTTTAGTTTCTTGTCTTTTATGAAAACTAGCATTATCCATCACTATAACGCTATTACTTGGTATCTCTACGAGTAATAACTGTTCAACCCAACTATGGAAAATATCACTGTTAATACTACAATCATATAAGCCAACCGCGAATAGCTCATTATCGTGAATAGCGCCAATAGCATTTGTTTTATTCTTTAACTGCCAGTTG
This window contains:
- a CDS encoding IS4 family transposase — protein: MPNLNQLINILSQNLTMNKARLTCLGLITLAIIQVQSSNLKQIARGFVKGRTNSNYRRLQRFFAQVDIDQDQLAKFIYQLFDLDEVIISIDRTNWKWGKKNINIFLLSVVHQGIAIPLYWTLLDKKGNSNSNERCELIQTFINTFGADKIQYVLADREFVGKEWFQWLNKEQIKFCIRIKHNTLVANHQGKLVQIKTLLRHLSPHETFMLARAVPVYGVKVRLFAKRDTDNDYVIIATNNLDHTDAMALYSRRWEIETLFSCFKGRGFNLEDTHLTQLDRVSKLVAVCALAFCWSYRIGIKTVQQHPKRRKLKKHGRPQQSLFAIGLDVLIDGLREYFFAGNRRVFEVLISYLSPSPRPLRL
- a CDS encoding OmpP1/FadL family transporter, whose translation is MNDRFSVGVLYDEPWGAAAKYRGDNEFTGVAGDVGVGAILGVAEGAIAKTQGKINDFNKQIEAIDKELEDEDLTPERGGVLALNKFVLEKGIGGLEEAVDRFETLGKPENATLEEYNALIETTRGKIEELEGTLEQMAPFLPEETKQLAQGLLDGNKADLAQTEGARDAVANLLSIDEATNVEVRSNTLSLIGGAKFGANNQFQIYGGPVAQRLKADVKLRGNAYQGATGYNAHVAPDIDYGYLLGFSYSKPEIALKAALTYRSEIDHSLAAYENFPALAIKGQNPESYNKFEVTTPESVNFDFQTGINPTTLATAKVRWVPWSDFKISPPVYSGAAQVPLVDYSDDQWVVELGLGKRLADNLAVSGSIGWDSGAGDPTSSLGPIEGYYSVGLGAKYDVTKNWAVSAGGKYLWFGDAKGSLPTGDIVSNFEDNEGYIVGVKLSYQDK
- a CDS encoding IS630 family transposase, which gives rise to MEFLEQLKQFEATARPIIYIDESGFKSHDYRPYGYAKKGEKCFGKCNWQLKNKTNAIGAIHDNELFAVGLYDCSINSDIFHSWVEQLLLVEIPSNSVIVMDNASFHKRQETKELIGDAGHTILWLPPYSPDLNPIEKAWAWVKQKRKEWQLDCVDTLFFYFLWICGGFAVNLLYISCVFIIAS